A single Anopheles maculipalpis chromosome 3RL, idAnoMacuDA_375_x, whole genome shotgun sequence DNA region contains:
- the LOC126561704 gene encoding uncharacterized protein LOC126561704, whose amino-acid sequence MVRLVVLLLCVSMATTQKPGNFNFKEKGFKSSQSYDIDPQVLEIQRQNLITQKILQRYLERRLHPGRKPQIRVPSVEEILPKPFSPLASVRDVRQQNQTASNESGGSRYDLFNVRNGRQYNRTEEDGSGQDEQYNDEETGGEDYREERDLDQYDDLGESFDNDRYDIESLQSGESEHVDSFYRDKYYSKQRASQLSARDSGELLDLNALDEDFEDDPELSVLSEITNEVRLRQEAAKASPEQSEDGSSRVKRQAINNRTSRRGRVTYRDTPTITNRVDARYYTSDDYVDYPTTPRLNKNLRDNYSEYRLLSKSRIAANEPVKPSRPRATTTQTTLARNAARSRNRNTLKSLAYKPNVYNANSRRPTFTLSAYNKSPTRPSSSRRGGTSRGAFKDEEQGRNWNRFGQATPSTQDWRRKTVSLGSSNIQPSTAALTVTFFLPTDTTVSVVANSKTEISLIKTTTTSIEEICTSCFSLTQGPNGLPVHVLNKEITSFNNDGLFEITKFILSSTPTTTISVSQNTFRGRSTAYSATISTTIYEATPFVQTKGKPADPNSVLSNAPLANILLSQLLLGNLGVPQEPNFIPRPTEFLPDPNRYQVVVTTATDYKTHVKEIVETITQTKSIVLPVTFQGREILTTVYESDVTSTVVTSFITETLTIPTTSTIRIQPTTNPADDLSNKLSLLLPLLEERERQNRLLSAIEPTLPVVAPAPPTIAPSPTATSAVSKVYVSGQHPGEFSVSFTTIFNT is encoded by the exons GTTTCAAAAGCAGCCAAAGTTACG ACATAGATCCACAAGTGTTGGAAATCCAGCGCCAGAACCTAATAACGCAGAAGATCCTTCAGCGTTACCTAGAGCGGCGGTTACATCCGGGCCGCAAGCCACAGATCCGCGTGCCATCGGTGGAGGAGATACTTCCGAAACCCTTCTCACCGCTCGCGTCCGTCCGGGACGTGCGACAGCAAAACCAAACTGCCTCCAACGAGTCTGGAGGATCGCGGTACGATCTGTTCAACGTACGGAACGGTCGACAGTACAACCGGACGGAAGAGGATGGTAGCGGGCAGGATGAGCAGTACAACGATGAGGAGACGGGTGGTGAAGATTACCGGGAGGAACGTGATCTGGACCAGTACGATGATCTGGGCGAATCGTTCGATAATGATCGGTACGATATAGAGTCGCTGCAGTCGGGAGAATCGGAACACGTGGATTCGTTCTATCGCGACAAGTACTACAGCAAACAGAGAG CATCTCAGCTCTCGG CACGCGATTCTGGCGAGTTGCTTGATTTGAACGCGCTGGATGAAGATTTCGAAGATGATCCTGAGCTAAGCGTGCTGAGCGAGATCACGAACGAAGTGCGCTTGCGCCAGGAAGCGGCAAAAGCATCACCGGAACAGTCGGAAGATGGTAGTAGCCGAGTGAAGCGCCAAGCGATCAATAACCGCACATCACGCCGTGGACGAGTGACGTACCGAGACACACCCACGATTACGAATCGGGTAGACGCGCGATACTACACGTCGGACGATTATGTCGACTATCCCACAACGCCCCGGTTGAACAAAAACCTGCGCGACAACTACTCCGAGTATCGGCTGCTGTCGAAGAGCCGCATTGCCGCCAACGAACCGGTCAAACCTAGCAGACCACGTGCCACAACGACCCAGACGACACTTGCACGGAATGCGGCACGATCGCGTAATCGTAATACGCTAAAATCCCTGGCATATAAACCAAACGTTTACAATGCGAACAGTCGGCGACCAACGTTCACGCTGTCCGCGTACAACAAGTCGCCTACGCGGCCCAGCAGCTCCCGCCGCGGTGGTACTTCACGAGGAGCGTTCAAGGATGAGGAGCAAGGCCGGAACTGGAATCGTTTCGGACAGGCAACGCCCTCAACGCAGGACTGGCGTCGGAAGACGGTAAGTCTCGGCAGCTCTAACATTCAACCAAGCACGGCCGCGTTGACGGTGACGTTCTTCTTGCCAACGGACACAACCGTATCAGTGGTTGCTAACTCCAAGACGGAGATCAGCCTGATCAAGACCACCACGACGAGCATCGAGGAGATCTGTACGTCCTGCTTCTCGCTAACGCAAGGTCCCAACGGACTGCCCGTGCACGTGCTCAACAAGGAGATAACGTCCTTCAACAACGATGGTCTGTTCGAGATCACCAAGTTCATTCTCAGCTCGACGCCTACCACAACGATCTCGGTGTCGCAGAACACCTTCCGTGGCCGTTCGACAGCATATTCGGCCACCATCTCGACCACAATCTACGAGGCGACACCGTTCGTACAAACCAAGGGCAAACCGGCCGATCCCAACTCGGTACTGTCCAATGCTCCATTGGCCAATATTTTGCTTTCGCAGCTGTTGCTAGGTAATCTGGGCGTACCCCAGGAGCCTAACTTTATTCCGCGACCGACTGAATTCCTGCCCGACCCAAACCGCTACCAAGTAGTGGTGACGACGGCCACCGACTACAAGACACACGTGAAAGAAATTGTCGAAACGATCACGCAAACGAAATCGATCGTGCTGCCGGTAACGTTCCAGGGACGGGAGATCTTAACGACTGTGTACGAAAGTGACGTCACCAGTACGGTCGTAACGTCGTTCATTACGGAAACTCTTACCATACCGACGACTTCGACGATTCGCATTCAGCCAACCACGAACCCGGCGGATGATTTGTCCAACAAGTTGAGTCTCCTGTTGCCACTGCTTGAAGAGCGAGAACGACAAAACCGTTTACTGTCCGCCATTGAGCCAACGTTACCAGTCGTTGCGCCGGCCCCACCAACGATTGCCCCATCGCCAACGGCTACCAGCGCTGTGTCGAAGGTGTACGTGTCCGGACAGCATCCCGGGGAGTTTAGCGTGTCCTTTACCACCATCTTCAACACGTAA